The following proteins are co-located in the Fructilactobacillus carniphilus genome:
- a CDS encoding mechanosensitive ion channel family protein produces the protein MQLATLLSQTSANLIQYTNNTFINRYLNSFNWNQILTDLTSKLVTIVFLSVLFLIIAKVGKSIIYHVFHHRDVKQQKKATNLATDPGRKRNKTIYSLLENAYNYIILFFWLYSILSVMGIPVGTLIAGAGIFSLAIGLGAQGFVSDIVSGFFILSERQIEVGEHVKINGIDGFVAAVGLRTTQVRSGTGTLNFIPNRNISIISNLSRGDLTSLVDIRITPDAPIKKIESIMKEVNQEKAGQDKAVIGEPLIFGTVYLSDGSLAIESCITCKSGTEDDVQADYLQAYLTAIQTAGIELPLSPQTVQPPKKPTTPASTPAATPFKTK, from the coding sequence ATGCAACTAGCCACTCTGCTCAGTCAAACATCCGCTAATTTAATCCAGTACACTAACAATACCTTCATTAACCGGTATTTAAATAGTTTTAATTGGAATCAAATTCTGACTGATTTGACTTCTAAGCTTGTCACCATTGTGTTCCTCTCAGTGCTATTTTTAATCATTGCAAAGGTGGGAAAAAGCATTATTTACCACGTTTTTCACCACCGCGACGTCAAACAGCAGAAAAAAGCGACCAATTTGGCGACCGATCCCGGGCGAAAACGCAACAAAACCATCTACAGTCTCTTGGAAAATGCCTACAACTACATTATCTTGTTCTTTTGGTTGTACTCCATCCTGTCCGTAATGGGAATTCCGGTGGGTACCCTGATTGCCGGAGCGGGAATCTTTAGTTTAGCAATTGGACTTGGAGCCCAAGGATTTGTTAGTGATATCGTTAGTGGTTTCTTTATTCTCTCTGAAAGACAAATTGAGGTCGGAGAACACGTTAAAATTAACGGAATCGACGGATTCGTAGCGGCAGTCGGTTTACGGACAACCCAGGTCCGCAGTGGAACTGGAACCCTGAACTTTATTCCCAACCGGAACATTTCGATCATTTCCAATCTTTCTCGTGGTGATTTAACTAGTTTAGTCGATATTAGGATTACCCCCGATGCTCCCATCAAAAAGATTGAATCAATCATGAAAGAAGTGAATCAAGAAAAGGCGGGTCAAGACAAGGCTGTCATTGGTGAACCACTAATCTTTGGAACCGTCTACCTCTCCGATGGTTCATTAGCAATTGAGTCCTGCATTACTTGTAAGAGTGGTACAGAGGATGACGTGCAGGCTGATTACCTCCAGGCTTATCTAACGGCCATCCAAACTGCCGGAATTGAACTACCTTTATCTCCGCAAACAGTTCAACCACCGAAAAAACCAACTACTCCCGCTAGCACACCGGCAGCAACCCCCTTTAAAACTAAATAA
- a CDS encoding XTP/dITP diphosphatase, whose product MTTKPEIVIASSNPNKIREFKEMLEPLGFTIKSIADFDNIPAIDENGKTFEENATIKAQTVAQALQVPVLADDSGLVVPAINGEPGIYSARYAGDHDDEANNQKLLKRLQHSDDRNAYFHTSLVVMKPTGEKLHVTGIVSGEILTEPRGENGFGYDPLFYVPTLQKTLAELTDDEKNQVSHRGRALEKLQQVLNDWW is encoded by the coding sequence ATGACAACTAAACCAGAAATTGTAATTGCATCAAGTAATCCAAACAAGATTCGAGAATTTAAGGAGATGCTGGAACCTCTGGGTTTTACGATTAAATCGATTGCTGATTTTGATAATATTCCGGCGATTGATGAGAACGGGAAAACCTTTGAAGAAAACGCAACGATTAAGGCGCAAACGGTGGCTCAGGCTTTACAAGTTCCCGTATTGGCCGACGATTCGGGGTTAGTGGTTCCAGCTATTAATGGAGAACCGGGGATTTATTCGGCTCGATATGCAGGAGATCATGATGATGAAGCCAATAACCAGAAGTTGTTGAAACGATTGCAACATTCAGATGATCGGAATGCCTATTTTCACACGTCCCTCGTGGTCATGAAACCGACCGGAGAAAAACTGCACGTGACGGGGATTGTATCTGGAGAAATCCTGACGGAACCTCGCGGTGAGAATGGTTTTGGTTACGATCCGTTATTTTACGTGCCCACGCTGCAAAAAACATTAGCGGAATTAACCGATGATGAAAAGAATCAAGTTAGTCACCGGGGTCGAGCTTTAGAGAAGTTACAACAAGTTTTGAACGACTGGTGGTAA
- the murI gene encoding glutamate racemase, with amino-acid sequence MNEAPLAFMDSGVGGLTILKPAFAQLPAENTLFFGDEAHLPYGEKQPQQVIDYSLQIGRFFVKKQAKLMIIACNTASALALPTLQAELPIPVLGVVEGGSRAAIQATTNHKIGIIATRATVNSHAYQRAIHRLSSQAEVVELACPTFIPLVEQGDYHSERVQQMVIDGLAPLQGSGIDTLVLGCTHFPIIRELIQSVMGPTVTLVDPGAETIAEAHQVLEQRQLLAQDQHPFHDFYTSSDPERFQQVGSQWLNRKVDVQLVTPSQLSSYDN; translated from the coding sequence ATGAACGAAGCGCCACTGGCTTTTATGGATTCTGGCGTTGGTGGGCTCACGATTTTAAAACCAGCGTTTGCCCAGTTACCTGCGGAAAATACCCTGTTTTTTGGGGACGAAGCGCATTTACCGTATGGTGAAAAGCAACCCCAACAAGTAATTGATTATTCTTTACAGATTGGACGCTTTTTTGTAAAAAAACAAGCAAAGCTGATGATTATTGCTTGTAACACTGCGTCAGCTTTAGCACTACCTACCTTACAGGCTGAATTACCGATTCCAGTGCTTGGAGTTGTGGAAGGCGGTAGTCGAGCGGCGATTCAAGCTACAACCAATCATAAGATTGGGATAATCGCAACCCGGGCGACGGTTAACAGTCATGCCTATCAACGTGCCATCCACCGACTTTCTTCCCAAGCGGAAGTGGTTGAGCTAGCCTGTCCGACCTTTATTCCGTTGGTAGAACAAGGGGATTACCACAGTGAACGAGTGCAACAGATGGTAATCGACGGCTTAGCGCCCTTGCAGGGCAGTGGAATTGACACGCTCGTTTTAGGCTGTACGCATTTTCCCATTATTAGAGAATTGATTCAATCCGTAATGGGACCTACAGTTACCCTCGTTGATCCTGGAGCAGAAACGATTGCTGAAGCTCATCAAGTTTTAGAACAACGGCAGTTACTAGCTCAAGACCAGCATCCGTTTCATGATTTTTATACTTCAAGTGATCCCGAACGGTTTCAGCAAGTGGGATCACAATGGCTCAATCGAAAGGTGGACGTACAGTTGGTCACGCCAAGCCAACTTTCAAGTTATGACAACTAA
- a CDS encoding DUF2507 domain-containing protein, with protein MSKQNPSDFNKYQALVPDLTDWNNFILRDELLPDLLNDDLSDILYWAGKNLAIKFPVTNSDLPAFFAANHWGTLNKQKESSQKVVWQLTGQPINNRLKMNKDCEFMLETGFLAQTQEQNSGSLSEAESKKKLTGGIEITVVTDPNQPAPEQIANPTVVFPQSDPK; from the coding sequence ATGAGTAAACAAAACCCAAGCGATTTTAATAAGTACCAAGCTTTAGTCCCCGATTTAACTGACTGGAATAATTTTATCCTTCGCGATGAACTACTACCAGATCTGTTAAATGATGATTTAAGTGACATTTTATACTGGGCCGGGAAAAATTTAGCCATTAAATTTCCGGTTACTAATTCTGATTTACCGGCTTTTTTTGCTGCTAACCACTGGGGAACCCTAAATAAACAAAAGGAATCGAGTCAAAAAGTGGTTTGGCAATTAACCGGACAACCAATTAATAACCGGTTAAAGATGAATAAGGACTGCGAATTTATGTTAGAAACCGGATTTCTAGCCCAAACGCAGGAACAAAACAGTGGCAGTCTATCGGAAGCCGAATCCAAAAAGAAACTGACCGGCGGCATTGAAATTACCGTGGTTACCGATCCTAATCAACCAGCTCCTGAACAAATTGCGAACCCCACAGTTGTATTTCCACAATCAGATCCTAAATAA
- a CDS encoding ArnT family glycosyltransferase, producing MAKIKVKRPSLLIMLLLLGWSALLIGIFSYSSPLYDFNYTGDNNNYLTVGKALMHGMVTYRDVFEQKGPYVYLLYGLASKISFTTFWGAALFEIIGLWLITLVTWKLDSLWFKQRNAVLLALASVILVLMEPYYSYGGTVEFWVYPAILSALLVVCQFDQGLPELPKWQWIFQGFLVGVIFLAKYSLLGTWIAFFGGLAIWLILQKNWREFGRMIGWAGLGFSLSTIPWLLYFAWQRALPAFIRVYFIDNLTLYSKNRGTPLQKLGHSGLELAHFLTLEQPILGIIVVLGLGFLIWQRTIIRHPTKWLLIVMMLSNALFALYGGQFGPYYDLAYFPDLLFCALLVLVGLKTLLSSVTKWRWNQHPVRNDVLFLIVLGGSLMLLNQNPWSSRLVPNNPSVTLHPTAQRQEPAQLQFGKIMRQQSQGRPTLLTFDFLENGFYLTAGAYPTVYFFEKNNIPETKLPAMLATGINAMKRKQVEWVVIATPPTNNWERGKSLQTRQGRQGVRVIQRNYRLVATHSQLSQGNPTQYWLFRSK from the coding sequence ATGGCAAAAATAAAAGTGAAGCGACCTTCTCTCCTAATTATGTTGCTGTTACTAGGGTGGAGTGCGCTTTTAATCGGAATTTTTTCGTACAGTTCACCGCTGTATGACTTTAACTATACTGGCGATAATAATAACTATCTAACGGTGGGCAAGGCATTAATGCACGGAATGGTGACCTACCGGGACGTCTTTGAACAAAAGGGTCCCTACGTGTATTTGCTGTACGGATTAGCTAGTAAAATTTCTTTTACCACCTTCTGGGGAGCGGCCCTCTTTGAGATAATTGGTCTGTGGCTAATTACGCTAGTGACGTGGAAATTGGATAGTTTATGGTTTAAGCAACGAAACGCCGTCTTATTAGCATTAGCTTCCGTAATCCTGGTGCTGATGGAGCCCTACTATAGTTATGGTGGAACGGTGGAATTCTGGGTTTACCCAGCCATTCTCAGCGCATTATTGGTGGTCTGCCAATTTGATCAGGGATTGCCCGAGTTACCGAAATGGCAATGGATTTTCCAGGGATTCCTGGTCGGAGTGATCTTTTTGGCAAAGTACAGTCTCTTAGGGACTTGGATTGCTTTTTTTGGTGGGTTAGCTATCTGGTTAATCCTGCAAAAAAATTGGCGTGAGTTCGGCCGGATGATTGGTTGGGCTGGACTGGGATTTAGTTTGAGTACGATTCCCTGGTTGCTTTATTTTGCCTGGCAGCGAGCGCTACCGGCTTTCATCCGCGTTTATTTTATTGATAACCTAACCCTCTACAGTAAAAACCGGGGGACCCCTTTGCAAAAGTTGGGGCATTCTGGTTTAGAGTTAGCTCATTTTCTAACTTTAGAACAACCGATTCTAGGGATCATAGTCGTTTTGGGGTTGGGCTTTTTAATTTGGCAACGAACTATCATACGTCACCCCACCAAATGGTTATTAATTGTGATGATGTTGAGCAATGCGCTGTTTGCGCTCTATGGGGGTCAGTTTGGTCCGTACTACGATTTGGCCTATTTTCCAGATCTATTGTTCTGTGCGTTGTTGGTACTTGTAGGCTTAAAGACGTTGTTGTCATCAGTCACTAAGTGGCGGTGGAACCAGCATCCGGTGCGTAATGATGTGCTCTTTTTAATTGTCCTGGGAGGTTCGCTAATGTTATTGAACCAAAATCCGTGGTCCTCGCGGTTGGTTCCCAATAATCCTTCGGTCACACTCCATCCCACTGCCCAACGTCAAGAACCGGCTCAGCTGCAATTTGGCAAAATTATGCGTCAACAAAGTCAGGGCCGACCGACCTTGTTGACGTTTGATTTCTTGGAAAATGGCTTTTATCTAACCGCTGGGGCATATCCAACCGTTTACTTTTTTGAAAAAAATAACATTCCCGAAACAAAACTTCCGGCGATGTTAGCGACGGGGATTAACGCGATGAAACGAAAACAGGTTGAATGGGTGGTAATTGCGACGCCACCCACTAATAACTGGGAACGAGGTAAGAGTTTGCAAACCCGGCAGGGACGCCAGGGAGTACGCGTGATCCAACGAAATTATCGGTTGGTAGCAACTCATTCCCAACTGTCCCAGGGAAACCCAACGCAGTACTGGTTATTTAGAAGCAAATAA
- a CDS encoding MFS transporter, translating to MKEFKVQTLILIAIAFILGMSEFIIIGVLGNIAKTFQVSFASVGFLTTIFALIYAISTPILSLLIGKSSLKKVMNVVLSCFILGNLLAAVASSFTMLTVARVITALVSGITISITITFATHIAPLSKRAWIVAWVFSGFSIASVFGVPVGTWLSGLFGWRLIFLIIAVLAGIVLVLFDFSLPGSLHQQPVKHFTEQFQIFTDHRIQLGILIPVFNLGGVYVVYTYATPILTNHLGYSLTFVTFFLLLYGVASLLSNQYSGNLAAHNGLPRSIKFYTLQLVALLATSLFFNVAWVVLGAILIMGFTIYLAGSTLQLFYMSIAETAYPQSLVLASSFNPIFSNVGIAVGSACGGLIVDHLGIPSLGFGGAFLTACGLLTTWSLTRRLKKQSK from the coding sequence ATGAAAGAATTTAAGGTTCAAACCCTCATTTTAATTGCCATTGCCTTTATCCTAGGCATGAGCGAATTTATTATCATCGGGGTCTTAGGAAACATTGCGAAAACATTTCAAGTCAGTTTTGCTAGTGTTGGCTTTTTAACGACCATTTTTGCCCTCATCTATGCCATTTCGACCCCCATTTTATCGTTACTGATTGGGAAAAGTTCGCTGAAAAAGGTCATGAACGTGGTGCTCAGCTGCTTTATTCTGGGTAATTTACTGGCTGCCGTAGCGTCCAGTTTTACCATGTTGACGGTGGCACGTGTCATCACCGCCCTTGTGTCGGGAATTACCATTTCCATCACGATTACGTTTGCGACCCACATCGCCCCGCTATCCAAACGGGCCTGGATTGTGGCCTGGGTCTTTTCGGGCTTTAGCATTGCCTCCGTTTTCGGAGTTCCGGTGGGAACGTGGCTCAGCGGCCTATTTGGCTGGCGCCTGATCTTTTTAATCATTGCCGTGCTGGCTGGAATTGTTCTCGTGTTATTTGATTTTTCCTTGCCCGGTTCGTTACACCAACAACCCGTCAAACACTTTACGGAACAGTTTCAGATCTTCACTGATCATCGCATTCAACTAGGAATCTTAATTCCTGTCTTTAACCTCGGGGGTGTCTACGTGGTCTACACTTACGCGACCCCGATTCTAACCAATCACTTGGGTTACAGTTTAACTTTTGTTACATTTTTCCTGCTTTTGTACGGTGTTGCTTCCCTATTAAGTAATCAATATAGTGGAAATTTGGCTGCTCACAACGGCTTACCTCGTAGCATCAAATTTTACACCCTCCAATTAGTGGCTCTGCTAGCCACTTCTCTATTTTTTAACGTCGCCTGGGTGGTACTTGGTGCCATTTTAATCATGGGCTTTACCATCTATCTAGCTGGTTCCACCCTGCAGTTGTTCTACATGTCCATCGCGGAAACAGCTTATCCCCAGTCCTTAGTCCTGGCCTCTTCGTTTAATCCCATCTTTAGTAACGTGGGAATCGCGGTTGGTTCCGCCTGTGGTGGCTTAATTGTCGATCACCTGGGCATTCCCTCCCTTGGATTCGGAGGTGCCTTCTTAACGGCTTGCGGACTTCTAACCACCTGGTCCCTAACTCGTCGCCTCAAAAAACAATCAAAATGA
- a CDS encoding APC family permease — protein sequence MKNIFKKMNEKVDFRFYANKDQKLEKTLTVKDFLALGLGTILSTSIFTLPGVVAANYTGPAVVISFLLAAVVAGLVAMNYAEMASVLPFAGSAYSWISVLFGKFWGWVVGWALLAEYLIAVAFVAAGLSANVKGLISPLGWKLPNAIAYPLGTNGGVFDLIAVLVVALVTFILLRGDSQTTKVANVLVVLKLLAIVTFVVVGATAIKAQNYVPFFPKPHMNADGTMFGGWQGIYAGISTIFLSYIGFDSIAANSAEAKNPQKTMPRGIIGSLIIGTMFFVAVSLVLVGMFKYSMYAGNAEPVGWALRQEGHVIIASVVQAVAVVGMLVALIGMMMAGSRLIYSFGRDKMLPKGLGKLNKKNIPANALWIITAVGIVMGAIFPFTFLAQLISAGTLIAFMAVSLAMYPLRKREGKTLPKAAYRQPFFPVLPILGFLGSLAVFMGLDIQAKIYSVVWFLIGVIIYFAYGYRNADSELPGESDEEIEENL from the coding sequence ATGAAAAATATCTTCAAAAAAATGAACGAAAAGGTTGATTTTCGTTTCTATGCCAATAAGGATCAGAAATTGGAAAAAACGTTAACCGTTAAAGACTTCTTGGCCCTTGGATTAGGAACAATTTTATCCACTTCCATCTTTACGTTACCCGGCGTGGTGGCCGCTAACTATACCGGTCCCGCCGTGGTAATTTCCTTTTTACTGGCTGCCGTCGTGGCCGGATTAGTAGCCATGAACTACGCTGAAATGGCCTCAGTTTTACCATTTGCCGGATCAGCCTACTCCTGGATTTCCGTTCTCTTCGGAAAGTTCTGGGGTTGGGTGGTCGGCTGGGCTTTACTGGCCGAATATCTGATTGCGGTAGCCTTCGTGGCCGCGGGACTATCGGCAAACGTGAAGGGGCTTATTTCCCCGCTCGGGTGGAAACTTCCCAACGCGATTGCTTACCCCTTGGGTACGAACGGTGGAGTCTTTGACTTGATTGCCGTATTAGTGGTTGCCTTAGTAACGTTTATTCTCCTTCGGGGTGACTCACAAACCACTAAAGTGGCCAATGTGCTAGTGGTCCTAAAACTGTTAGCCATCGTAACTTTCGTGGTAGTTGGTGCCACTGCCATCAAGGCGCAAAACTATGTTCCGTTCTTCCCGAAACCACACATGAACGCCGACGGAACCATGTTTGGAGGCTGGCAAGGAATCTACGCCGGAATCTCAACCATCTTCTTGTCCTACATTGGATTTGACTCGATTGCCGCTAACTCTGCTGAAGCCAAGAACCCGCAAAAAACGATGCCTCGCGGAATCATTGGTTCCCTAATCATTGGAACGATGTTTTTCGTTGCTGTTTCTTTGGTCTTAGTGGGAATGTTCAAGTACAGCATGTACGCTGGTAACGCTGAACCAGTTGGTTGGGCCTTACGACAGGAAGGGCACGTGATCATTGCTTCCGTCGTTCAAGCCGTAGCCGTCGTGGGAATGTTAGTGGCTCTGATTGGAATGATGATGGCTGGTTCTCGGTTAATTTACTCGTTTGGACGAGATAAAATGCTTCCAAAAGGGCTAGGTAAACTGAACAAGAAAAATATTCCGGCCAACGCCCTCTGGATTATCACGGCCGTAGGAATCGTCATGGGAGCTATTTTCCCGTTCACCTTCCTCGCTCAGTTAATCTCTGCCGGAACTTTGATTGCCTTCATGGCGGTTTCCTTAGCCATGTACCCTCTCAGAAAACGGGAAGGGAAAACTTTACCGAAGGCTGCTTACCGGCAACCATTCTTCCCCGTTCTGCCAATCTTAGGTTTCTTAGGCTCCTTAGCGGTGTTCATGGGTCTAGACATCCAAGCTAAGATTTACTCCGTAGTTTGGTTCTTAATCGGTGTAATCATCTACTTTGCCTATGGTTACCGGAACGCTGATTCTGAATTACCTGGCGAAAGTGACGAAGAAATCGAAGAAAATTTATAA
- the trxA gene encoding thioredoxin, translating to MVHEITDANFAAETATGTVVVDFWAPWCGPCKMQGPVVEELANEETDIKFCKMNVDDNQQTAGQFGIMSIPTLLILQDGKVVDQVVGYHPKAQLQKTLANYTA from the coding sequence ATGGTACACGAAATTACGGATGCTAATTTTGCTGCTGAAACAGCAACTGGAACAGTGGTCGTTGATTTTTGGGCTCCTTGGTGTGGCCCTTGTAAGATGCAAGGTCCAGTCGTTGAGGAATTAGCTAACGAAGAAACGGACATCAAGTTCTGCAAGATGAACGTTGATGATAACCAACAAACTGCCGGTCAATTTGGAATTATGAGTATTCCAACGCTTTTAATTCTTCAAGACGGTAAAGTGGTTGACCAAGTGGTTGGTTACCACCCAAAGGCTCAATTACAAAAGACTTTGGCGAACTACACGGCCTAA